In a single window of the Motilibacter aurantiacus genome:
- the leuD gene encoding 3-isopropylmalate dehydratase small subunit, with the protein MRAFTTHTGTAVPLRRSNVDTDQIIPAVYLKRVTRTGFEDALFAAWRQDPGFVLNQPERAGATVLVAGPDFGTGSSREHAVWALNDYGFRVVISSRFADIFRGNSLKAGLLTAQVEQDVVERLWEITEADPATPVTVDLEQRRITAGDLSAPFDVDDYGRWRLLEGLDDIDLTLRQADAIDVFEATRPSWKPRTLPVLG; encoded by the coding sequence ATGCGCGCGTTCACGACCCACACCGGCACAGCGGTCCCGCTGCGCCGGAGCAACGTCGACACCGACCAGATCATCCCCGCCGTCTACCTCAAGCGCGTCACCCGCACAGGCTTCGAGGACGCCCTGTTCGCCGCGTGGCGCCAGGACCCCGGGTTCGTGCTCAACCAGCCCGAGCGGGCGGGGGCGACCGTCCTCGTCGCGGGACCGGACTTCGGCACCGGGAGCTCGCGTGAGCACGCCGTCTGGGCGCTCAACGACTACGGCTTCCGCGTCGTCATCTCCTCGCGCTTCGCCGACATCTTCCGCGGCAACTCGTTGAAGGCCGGCCTGCTGACCGCCCAGGTCGAGCAGGACGTCGTCGAGCGGCTGTGGGAGATCACCGAGGCCGACCCCGCCACGCCGGTGACGGTCGACCTCGAGCAGCGCCGCATCACGGCCGGGGACCTCAGCGCGCCGTTCGACGTGGACGACTACGGCCGCTGGCGGCTGCTGGAGGGCCTCGACGACATCGACCTGACGCTGCGCCAGGCCGACGCGATCGACGTCTTCGAGGCGACGCGGCCCTCCTGGAAGCCGCGCACCCTGCCGGTCCTGGGCTGA